The Corylus avellana chromosome ca11, CavTom2PMs-1.0 genome contains the following window.
CAATGTAATATCGATCATCATGGTCTGATTTGGTGTTCTGGAAACTGGACATCATCTTCTAGAAGTGTTGGTGTACAAGCATTACTTTTATTCTATTTACAATTTCATTTCTTAAGAGAAAAAGCTATTTGTTTTATCAAGGTTAGCTACATTCTTCATTAAATAGAAAAACGTAGTCATAATATATCTCTATATTCCCTAGATCCTGGTTCCAGATGCCTAAATCGTTTCCTGTGCATGCAATTCTGCATCTtacattatctttttttatttaaaaaaaaaattgcagattaGCAGAGAAAGTTATCCTTGAGTCATTGAAGAAAGGATCCATCATTGTTGGGTAACATCTATTTTCTCAATAATGTATCCTCAGTTACTTGCAACTTCTTATTCTTATTAGAAGGGAAGTTTTTGATTCATGTTTAGTTGTGGTCATTGGTTCTAGCAATGTGGACGATATGATGACTGAACGATTGGGTGCTGTTTTCATGCCTCATGGGCTAGGGCATTTACTTGGTATTGACACACATGATCCTGGGGGCTACTTAAAGGTCTTGTGAGTAATATTTCTGCTTTTGCCTTTTAGTTTCTAtttcttgttttaatttataatgaTTGAGAACTGTGCATATCATATATGTTTCGTATTATATTTTCCTTGATCACTTGGAAACATGGCATTTTTTGCAGGGAATGGAGAGACGAAAAGAACCTGGATTGAGGGCCTTGCGGACAATTAGAGAGCTCCAGGAGGGAATGGTTAGTAATGAATTTTTCAGTAGATGGAattgtccttttttcttttcctttttggtaaCAGAATCAAATCATATTTGTTGGAGATTCTGTTTTCTGAAATCCATGACCCAGGTTAAAAAGCATGTGTTGCGTTTGATAACTATGAAGTTGTTTGatttccttcatattttttgttacCATGTTTTCATTTAGATTTATTTCATTGGTCAAAATCAGAATCTGATGGAAAATCTGTGTTGGACTTTTATATATTGTTCTATCTTGTATTTGGTAAGAGAAGTTCTAACTTCTTAGGGTTAACTTATTTGAAGGGAAGTTGAAACTGAAATATTTACATTAATATCAAATCACGTGCCAAGCATGTTTGTCAGGGATACATAATTGCTATTATCATCTATGATTTATTTAACTGCCTTTGTATATGCTTTATCATAAGGGTCATATTCTGTTTAGACTCGTAAACTCCTAATGCTATGGAGTGGAAATGCATAGAAATGTTTGGTCATGTCTTGCTTATTCTTTGGAAGGAATTCGTTTTCTTTTATTCTGCAGTGTTCAATTGGATTCTTtcatttaattactaattagttTTTCCTTTGGCGCCTGAAGGAGTACTTTGAGACTAAATATAAATTGATGTTGCAGTTATCTACTATGGTTTGCTCAACTGCTTGATTTCTGTACATGGGCCTTTCTGTGATATGTCTGTATAGTTTGCCAGATCCTTAATATATGCTACAGaaaatatatgagaataatCATTGTTCCATTTTTGTGGGGCCTGTTTATGTAGGTGATTACAGTCGAGCCTGGATGCTACTTCATTGATGCTTTGTTGCTTCCAGCCATGGAAAGTTCAAACACTGCAAGATTCTTCAATCAGGAAGTAATTGGCAGATTTAAAGGTTTCGGTGGAGTTCGAATTGAAAGTGACGTGGTACTTCTTACTGAACCATTCCTTTACACCTGAAACTAgattaaataattttctttccttGACATTTATATCTACATAATAATATTGGTTATGCTTTCGGTCTCACCGTATACGGCACAGATATGGTTttcccattttaatttttgatatattgGAAATGCAGAATTAGTAGATTTTCTCAAGTTACTGATTATTTTAGCGTTTTAtattgttcctttttttttttttttgcagcatGTCTCTGCCGGTGGGTGCAAGAATATGACGAAGTGTCCCCGGAAAATATCGGAGATCGAAGCAGTGATGGCGGGGGCACCATGGCCGATTGACAAGACCTCTATTTATTTAGAAAATGGTAGAGAGCAGGTTTAACAGTTGCTGCCCCTGATAATGTGCTCTCCATGAGGCTGACTTCTGCTGTCATAGATTTTGTGCTTTTataatgtgaattttttttttttttgctttgtgttTCTATTCTTGGAGTGAACATTATGATATGCTACAGCTGGATGGATTCCTTGGGCTAGGAATTTGATAGAACTTAATTTTGATTGTCCAATGAATCCAGAGTTTTGGCTCCAATTATTGAATATGGACGGTCAGGATACCTCTCACTCTCAGCATTAAAATCATGATAATATAGAGAAAGTATCATCAAAAATGATTGGACATGAGACATCTATAGGTGACTTTTTAAGTCGTtacaactttttcattttttgttcttcaaattttgagaacAAGATCTCGAAAAACACAACTAAAACAACAGAAATTCCTCTAAGGATCCAACTtcaagggggtggccgaccacgtCAAAGGTATGCTTTGACTACCCTTTTACTTactttgggtttttatttttcttaaaagttaaCCTAATTCAATTCAAACAATTTTGTTCCCCGAAATTATTGATATTACAGCTACAATTCCTTAAGAGGGAACTCATCCCTTGAAAGGCTTAGGGTATTGAGATATGGTGCAATACGTAACGAATTGTATTGtgcaatatattttatttggatCGTTTATTTCAAATGGATGGTTGATCAATTGTAACAAGAAATTAGCAATTAGGTTTAAAAATTAGGCTCGGCCTCTTATCTTCCAAGTttgttattaaattaaatatatatgtatttttaagaCTTAAAAACTAGGCTTGTCCTCTATAACAAATAGGTTTGACTCATCATTTCTACTTTGGCCGCTTCAGAtgaaaaatcttgattttgCCCTTGGCCATGAAAATGATTCAGCCACTTCTAATAGCCGGTTTGGAAGTGGTTGAatgggtggtttggccaccccatcaCCCACCTAAGCCACCCTTTCTATTTATtggcattgtttttttttttaaatagggtTCAGCTTAAATAAGGTAATTTTTGTAACGGTTcatatttaattcttttttttctctctctttttcttataAGATTTGAACCGttcaaaaaaaaactaaatcacTGTTTTTTTTACACCACACCTAATccaaatccttaaaaaaaaaaaaagggagaaagcATATTACCGTCGGTGATATTGGGTAGGGCAGCAAGTCGGCAACTATAATGTGCAAACCAAAACGACACCGTATGATTTCTTCACCAAAGgacttaaaaaccaaaaaacaactCCCACTATTTAAACCCGCGGAAAGAggctctctttctctttctcacacaCGCATACAAAGCTCAGCTGCGCAGGCAAAGCAGCGTAAAAAAAAGCCATAAACCCCACAAGCAAAGGCCATAAGGCAAAAGCCCTAATTTTCGCTCTCAAATGGGTCGCCGCAAGAACAGCAACAACGACACCAATCAGAGCTCGAGCAGCTTCAACAACTCGCACCAGCTCCACGACGCCAAGATTCGCTTCGAGGACCCCGAAGAGACCACCGAGTGCTCTACCCACGACGAGTCCATGTGCGAGCCCGACGACGACTCGCTTCTCGACGGCGATGATAAGACCAGCGCCGACTATTACTTCGATTCCTACTCTCACTTCGGTAAGCCTCGATACAAACCTTACCTTTGCTTTCCGACAAAACTGGGGAAAAGAATAGGGGAAAAGTGAATGCTTCGAAGTAAAGCCTTTGTAACTGTTTGTGgaaaagaatgtttttttttttttttttttaatctctttatgATTTTGGGTTGTCATGGTTTTGTGGATAGTTTAAAGCTTTGAATCAACTAATGTAGAAAGTTTGTTTGGATTGGTTAAGTggaagttttttgttttctttacaGCAAGTTATGAAGCATTAATGCATGTATGTTTATATGGTGGAGAGTACTTAATTGACTATCAAGTTTTGAAATTGAAtagtttttttgtgtgtattttcAGGTATTCATGAAGTAAGTTGACACAACCTGGATGCAGGGTAGTGTTAGTGTTAGATTTTGTTGTAGTGACATTGTGTTGCTAAtatctttgattatttttgtgaCCCTCCTTACATTGCAGGAAATGTTGAAAGATGTTGTGAGAACTAAGACATATCAAAAcgttatttatcaaaataagtTTCTATACAAGGACAAGGTGGTTCTTGATGTGGGAGCTGGGACAGGAATTTTGTCCCTATTTTGTGCCAGAGCTGGGGCAAAACATGTTTATGCagtatgtttttcattttttcttttgtttaagaTCAATCAATTTGTAGGAAAATGTTTTGTCTCTTCTTATTTTACCATGTAGTTTGGTCACGTTGGCTACATATTGTACTTACTTTACAAATTTTGCGTTCAAAGGTTGAATGCTCCCATATGGCTGACATGGCAAAGGAGATTGTTGAAGCTAACGGATATTCTAATGGTGATGTTATTGGTTTTGACATGTTACTTTCTTTCTCTCAGTATTTGCTTTGATGGCTGCAGCTTTATTTACTCATTCATCATTTGTTGTTACAGTTATAACGGTTTTGAAGGGAAAAGTTGAAGAAATTGAGCTTCCAGTGGCTAAAGTGGATATAATTATTTCAGAATGGATGggttactttttattgtttgagaATATGCTGAATACAGTCCTTTATGCACGTGATAAATGGCTTGTAAGTTGCCGCTGTCATTTACATTCCAAATTTCCTCTATTTCTAGTAGATCTAAAACTGGCGAATCTTATGCCTGTGGCTTTATTAATTCCAACAATAATCATATTATACTGCAGATGTAGGGAGATATGTCAGTCTAATATTTGACTTCATAAAAATGTCCATAACATTAACAATTATATGTTGCCTTAATGTTAGACCTGttccttatttttttggaatgCTTTTTGACAAGTTCAAATCTATATCTGTTACTATCCTTCAGATCGACATAATTGTTTTCTGTTACATATAATATGCATTTTATAATGAAGTAAATGTTGGAAGCTTCAGATTGTTGTGGCCTTGGAATTGGAACTTCTGTTGAATGGTGGGAACTTTGGGCTCCTATAGATTTATATCATTCATAGAGTTGTGGATGGAGAACTATGATGGAGAGAGTTGTGAGTGGATTAATCTTGTATTCTCATACTTCATAGTGGTCAACTTCCAGGGAAAAATATGCAATCGGTTCCTGAAAGGTTGCTTTCTTCATACCTAAGGTTTCCAAGTTATTTTTGCCTTGGTGTACTAGGCTATCATGTGGGCTGTAAACATAGGTTCAGAACactcaattaatttaattgtaaGATTACTTTAATTCCTTGTATTGCTGTTTTTGTGTTCATATGCTCACTTCCATGGTTGTGTTTTGTTGTGCTGTAATTTGGTATTTAGTGATTATTTTTTCTACTTTCATGGTGCAATGGTTTGGTATGTGTTGTTATTAAACTATGCTATAGTTTGTTTAAATCAATAGtgttaattttccttttcatttatccAGGCTGAGGATGGAGTTGTGCTACCTGACAAAACTTCTCTCTACTTGACAGCCATCGAGGATGCAGAGTACAAAGATGACAAGATTGAATGTAAGACTATTGACGTTTTGCATATACAATAGCAAGATGCTATTGGTTTAGTATCCATTTTTTTGTCTGGATAGTATAGGAGCCTGTTAATTCACTCTGTTGCTGTTATGGGAATATGAAGTGCTAAGTTTTTTCCAACTACAACATGATGGTGCAGTGTAATTTCCTTGTTCTTACTTTTTCCCCTTGCCAATTTCATTCTCCAGTTTGGAATAATGTATATGGCTTTGACATGAGCTGCATCAAGAAGCAAGCCTTGATGGAGCCCCTTGTTGACACGGTTGATCAGAATCAAATTGTTACGAACTGTGAGCTACTTAAGGTGGGAATTACAGGGGCACGCTGATGCAAAAACATATGAAATAATACTAGATATTGTTTGATGGTAGATTTagtttgcttttcatttttcctttctgaTTGGTCCTTATGAAGCGGTTACTTTGCTTTTTGGCTAATGTAAGTTCATTTGCTTCTCTTCATTCAGATAATGGATATCTCCAAGATGGCTCCTGGGGATGCTTCCTTCACCGCTCCTTTCAAGCTTGTGGCAGAACGTGATGATTACATCCATGCTCTTGTAGCCTATTTTGATGTAACATTTAGCAAGTGTCATAAGTTGACCGGCTTCTCCACAGGTTTGTTTCTTTGCTCTTTACGTGCTTCtcttttggtaattttattGTCTGGATTAAGTTTTGTTGTGGACTGGTACATGTTATTATTTAAACTGTATATTGTTTAAAGGAAAAGGCATTTCTTTATGCCCAAGGTTTAACATGTTGTATTCTTGCATTTGCTAATGCCCCCATAAGCTAGGTTTATAAACTCCATATCTGACTATGGTATTCTGCCAAATCTGTGAATTGATCGAGTCAATCAAATCAATATCCATGGGGCCTTTTCTAGATTGGAAGGCCATCAGCTGAGGTTGTAGTTTAACTTGTGTCGCTTTCTGGACTGTCTTGGTGTCATTAGTTGGTATCTTATAAGTGCTCTTTCAACCTTCACTGCATCACTCTGAAGTGAAAACCAAGTGTAAAAACCTATGGTCTAGCTTTTTGGGACATCTTGTTTGCATTGCTTTGTCTGTGCTTGTCTTTACTATGATTATATGCAAGGTGTTTGGACCAAAAACCAGGTTTCTCCAGGTTTCAGCCATACAGGCTTGGTGAACTGTTAATTAATATGTTTCTGATTGGAATATCATGCAGGGCCTAGATCAAAGGCTACTCATTGGAAGCAAACAGTCCTGTACCTGGAAGATGTGCTTACCATATGCGAAGGTGAAACATTATTTGGGAGCATGACTGTGgatcaaaacaagaaaaatcccCGTGATGTCGATATAATGCTCAAATATACATTGAATGGTCGGCGCTGCTCGGTCTCAAGAATTCAGTACTACAAGATGCGCTAAGTTTTGTGTTGCCGATGCTTTCGATTATTGTTGCTCACCCACTATTTAAAAGCTGCCTACAATTAGTGCGTGAAGAATGAATTGCGGGTTGGTTTTGAAGAAACTGCAAGTTATCTGTAATATCAGATTATCATTTCTTACGACTTCAAGGGATAATATTGATTTGTAATgctaaaaattttgaatttaatttatattcgaTGTTTCTCTAGCAATTTGTTCTTTATTGTGTTCATCATTTTCTGCTTGGAATCTAGTAAATCATTATGAAGCTCTTTTATCAATGATAGGTTGCCTGTGGCTAATTGAATTTCTGTTTAGCCTATAGGCTAAACAGAACTCGCTTGacaaagttaaaaaaacacAGGACTCGCTTGACAAAGTTAttttagaagtacaaaaaagtgttttttgttaaaagcattaacaaaacttcaaatttaactAATTTTACTATCATGTCgtgttaaaaaaaacatttcaacCAATAAGTGAACAGCATTGTCTAAAGTTTTTTATCCAGTGGCAATTCTGCTCTTGTATACATTAACAAGCCTGAttgcaaaaaggaaaataaaacaaaaaagttccACAGGATAAGCATTTATTGTACTCTTTCCTACTatcaaaatttgtgtttttgtattGCCTAACAAAAGATAATGATACAACGAGCGTAAACAAGCAGATCCTCACTTCTCCTGCAATGTTTGTGATTAGTGGGGAGCTAAAGTTCTGATTTGCTGGCCTTCAAATTCTTTGAACCTGCTGCCTTCTTTCTTCTCCACCACTGCCTTACCCGGTTGGAGACTTTGTATGCGTGTTTCTTTAACGAGTCCCTCACATTTGCGATCCCTTCGGTCATCTTCTGTCTCCAATCGCCCTTTgtactctctttcttcctcagAACATCTCCCTGTTTGAATGGATTCTTTAACGATAAGCACAATACATTCTTATAGAAACTATATAATCAAAGATGAGATTGTCACAGTACCAATTTTGACGGGAATTGTGCCTCATCATCATCCTCGTCTTCATCATCGTCACCTCCATCACCAAAATTTTTCATGTTCATCAAATCGTCTCTGGAGTACATTTTCATGCCGGGTGCTCCTGGCATACCCTGAAGCACAGAGAAGCAGAATAAAGGCCAAATCCAACATGGCCCAAATCAACAAATAAAGAAAGCATAAGCTCTAAGGCAATAATAAATAATCACCTCCATAGATTTCATTAACTTTTCCATTTCAGCCTCTTTAGCTGACTTGGGCACAAAAAGTTCTCCAGGGGTCCTATCCTGTGCAACAGATAGAAGATAATTTAGTGCTGTACAAATTTAACCCTCTAGTTCTTTGATCAATTGTGCAAAACCAATTATCTCATTGTCAATGTCACACTATGTGATAGCCAACTATTTGAAATATCTAATGACAGGGAGAGGGTCTTGACATAAATGCAAGACATCCACTTATCCAAGTAATATAACTTTGGACACAATGAACTTGTTCATATATGGTACAATTAAGTTATATGAAAAGTGTATAGTTATATGTTAATGATGCAAAGCTATTTAGCGGTTTATAGCAAAATCTGGGAAGAAGGGAATATAAAATGTTCAGTGATTGATTTCTACGCAGAAGATATGATCTGTCTATGGAGGACTTCATTATTTAGGACTCtagcatcattttttttcagGGAGTACAAAAGCATCATAATGGAAACCATTTTCACCAGAAAGTTCTCATCCTCTTTCACAATAATTCTTCTTGAGGTGTTTAGACCAGATATTTAATGCTAAGACTGAAAATGTATCTAGGAATTAGTTGTAGCTCAATGAAAAGCCTTCACGAATATATAGGAATTAAATCAAGGGCAGTATTGCCATGCCCAATATATTGGCAAGCATAtgtaaaaattgtgaaaagtaAATTGGTTAAGTACCGGAATCATCCAgactaaattaatatatacattaGATTCCAAGACAAtctgcaattttgtttttctcctaAAGCTTCAAGTCAACAAATCTTGATCTATTTCACATTATTCAATGAAAAATGGTCCACGGAGAGCTATGTATTATGCATAAAGAAATGACCTAAGAGTACCAGTTCAGAATGCAGTTACCTTGGGAACTGGAGGTGGCTTGGTACTGCATGCTTTAGTAAGGTCCTTACATAGAAAGCTAACCAATGAATCAATATTAGGCTTGGATTTATATAGAAATTCAGCAACATCAGTATCAGAATACCCCAAGACCTGCAAATTCCACAAGTAGGGATAGGATTATAACACATCTGGAATTGAGGTTAATAAAATCATTTGTAAGGactaaaaattaaagagaatcTTCAGAGGGTAGATTAAtgcaataaattaaaagattgatGAACATTTCTCGGTAGTATCTGAAACTGAGGCCTAACAACCCAGTGCCAAGACCCAGGGGCAAACAACTTGGTGCCAAAGATTCTACCAGATTGAACATAGGACCTATCTTATACCATTCGCAACTCTCAGTCAATACAGATagaaaatgaaattgaaaaacgcCAGTTTTGTCCATATTCTAGATAGAtaattaactcaaaaaaaaaaaaaaaaaaatggtagacATCTTTGCCACATAGAGTTACATAATAGCAACCAGAGCAAGACATCAAATAATATACAGATCAAGTGACAAAATCTCACTTCTTGGCAAGCCCGCTCAATTGTCTTACACTCTGAATTGCATTGTCCTTCAGAGTCTTGTTCCACCAGCTGAAACCAGATGAAACTTAAATGAGTTAGCAATTCAAGGCattgaaaatcaaaattatgCATTCAGATTGCCCATAAAAGAAGTAGAAATGCACCAATGCAATCTGGGCTTATCATAAAGAAAATGTCATGCACAATCCTACCAAAGTACCAACCCCTATTAGTTCCATTTAAAACACATTCTTGCCAAACCAGGTCCACAAAGATCCAAACAATCACTGATAAAACCCAAAGTAAAAACCCAATTTCAAACAACCAATTCATCAAACAGCACCAAAAACAACCCAGATAATAAATTCTTTCTTACCTCTAACTTATCCCCTTGTTCCACTATATCTATCCGTAAAATCCAATCCGCTTCAGCTTTCTTCAGATTACAAACATTCTCCGCCATCTCAATTATTTGATACTCTGAGATCTGACCCCCAATACAAACGATACACCAAAACCAGAATCAAATTCCACAGAataaacaaaacccacaaattcACTTCTCAAACACTCGTATTGAAATGAATAACTGGCAAACCCagatgacaaattttttttttttaaaaaaaaacaaaccttCTTGGGAGAGATCTCAGCTTGCTTCTTCTGAACCTGGTCGTACAGCTGAGCTGCGAGCTTCTCACAGACCTGGCATTTGATGTGCGGAATATCTTCCTTTCTGGCACCCATCAGGGGCTTCTTGGAACAACGAGAGACTGGTATCCACGCTGAGACTAGCAGCACAGACACTAGAACGAAAAGCAGAGACTTCGTTGTCGCCATTAACAAAAAGTCTCCAgaattcaaagaaaacaagaacTTTCAACAAACAGTTGGTGAACAAAATTTGTTAAAGAGATGCCAACACACCCAATTTGATCTTTTTAATAGAGTTTTCACCAAAATTTTATCGTTTGGTGAGGCACCAAAATTCTGATCCTGCAAACAATatgcactctctctctctctcactctgtgTTTATGTTATTGCTCCGTATCTacaagaaaaacataattttttttttttaaaaaaaaaaatggagagaaatTAACGTTTTGCTGTTTCTTTGTTTCTGATTGGCTACTTAGAGCGGAGTACAGTGGGTCCCTTGCTTTCGACCAATAGGGTGCGAGATAACACgtgtttattttataataaccacgtcaaaatttatatatctttatataattaatatatatatatataaaaaaaaactttatataattaagggaaattatatctaaaatccttaggtaaacgcgttattattaaaaactctctgggtattttttttttgaaatttagtccctgggtcactcgaaactactagaaaactctctaccgtcaatttttgttaacttccgttagtctactcaaaactcaccgttttatctgattaaaatattatttttttattaatttaatttaaaaattcaatcttaaaaaaaaaaaaaaatagcaggcCAAGGGTGGCGGCCACCTCAGCCCACCCCCACTGTCTCCTGCTGGGCGTCAGTTTCACCCTGTGGGTGTAGCTGAACTCACCCCCTGGTGGTTTATGGCCAATTCCCGATTAGTACACCAAACTAATCTACTTCGCAATG
Protein-coding sequences here:
- the LOC132165573 gene encoding probable protein arginine N-methyltransferase 1 isoform X1 gives rise to the protein MGRRKNSNNDTNQSSSSFNNSHQLHDAKIRFEDPEETTECSTHDESMCEPDDDSLLDGDDKTSADYYFDSYSHFGIHEEMLKDVVRTKTYQNVIYQNKFLYKDKVVLDVGAGTGILSLFCARAGAKHVYAVECSHMADMAKEIVEANGYSNVITVLKGKVEEIELPVAKVDIIISEWMGYFLLFENMLNTVLYARDKWLAEDGVVLPDKTSLYLTAIEDAEYKDDKIEFWNNVYGFDMSCIKKQALMEPLVDTVDQNQIVTNCELLKIMDISKMAPGDASFTAPFKLVAERDDYIHALVAYFDVTFSKCHKLTGFSTGPRSKATHWKQTVLYLEDVLTICEGETLFGSMTVDQNKKNPRDVDIMLKYTLNGRRCSVSRIQYYKMR
- the LOC132165573 gene encoding probable protein arginine N-methyltransferase 1 isoform X2 — translated: MIRPAPTITSIPTLTSEMLKDVVRTKTYQNVIYQNKFLYKDKVVLDVGAGTGILSLFCARAGAKHVYAVECSHMADMAKEIVEANGYSNVITVLKGKVEEIELPVAKVDIIISEWMGYFLLFENMLNTVLYARDKWLAEDGVVLPDKTSLYLTAIEDAEYKDDKIEFWNNVYGFDMSCIKKQALMEPLVDTVDQNQIVTNCELLKIMDISKMAPGDASFTAPFKLVAERDDYIHALVAYFDVTFSKCHKLTGFSTGPRSKATHWKQTVLYLEDVLTICEGETLFGSMTVDQNKKNPRDVDIMLKYTLNGRRCSVSRIQYYKMR
- the LOC132166097 gene encoding uncharacterized protein LOC132166097, whose amino-acid sequence is MATTKSLLFVLVSVLLVSAWIPVSRCSKKPLMGARKEDIPHIKCQVCEKLAAQLYDQVQKKQAEISPKKISEYQIIEMAENVCNLKKAEADWILRIDIVEQGDKLELVEQDSEGQCNSECKTIERACQEVLGYSDTDVAEFLYKSKPNIDSLVSFLCKDLTKACSTKPPPVPKDRTPGELFVPKSAKEAEMEKLMKSMEGMPGAPGMKMYSRDDLMNMKNFGDGGDDDEDEDDDEAQFPSKLGDVLRKKESTKGDWRQKMTEGIANVRDSLKKHAYKVSNRVRQWWRRKKAAGSKNLKASKSEL